Proteins encoded by one window of Colletes latitarsis isolate SP2378_abdomen chromosome 5, iyColLati1, whole genome shotgun sequence:
- the La gene encoding la autoantigen-like, giving the protein MENGDEVKTENANSDATDEVKSEKPVSNVEENSTKETTPEEPSSQLLEKIKNQVEFYFGDVNMQRDKFLIEQTKLDKGWVPMSIMLKFKMLASLSKDADVILKALESSELIEISEDKKKIRRSLDHPLPVYSKTYRKAQEARTAYVKGFPLHDTTIDKLKTFFNDFEPYESIIFRKYHDKEKKLHFKGSIFIQFKTLEDAKAFMSRGTVMYENIELIKKWSNDYRMEKMKEKQTRRQKKYEMKAKKNETMKGKEDEESGEDDHEKDTPLPKGCVIHFSNASQKCSREDIKDHLGRLEASIAFVDFKIGDSEGWIRLEGENSAKSVVDKMKDGKLTICDNEVNFRVLEGEEEETYLAKAKEKMDISRQKFTKGKRANKKGRNGQRAQRKRRNSENNDALPNKKAHIDE; this is encoded by the exons ATGGAAAACGGGGATGAAGTTAAAACCGAAAATGCTAATAGTGACGCTACCGACGAGGTTAAAAGCGAGAAGCCGGTTTCTAACGTTGAAGAAAATTCTACGAAAGAAACAACACCAGAAGAGCCGTCCAGTCAGCTCTTAGAGAAAATAAAGAATCAAGTCGAG TTTTATTTTGGAGATGTAAATATGCAAAGAGACAAGTTCCTCATTGAACAAACAAAGTTGGATAAAGGATGGGTACCGATGTCCATtatgttaaaatttaaaatgttgGCTTCTTTGAGTAAGGATGCTGACGTCATATTAAAAGCCTTGGAATCAAGTGAACTTATAGAAATATCAGAAGACAAAAAAAAGATTCGTCGTTCTTTGGACCATCCTTTGCCAGTGTACAGTAAAACATATAGGAAGGCGCAAGAAGCCAGAACAGCATATGTAAAAGGATTTCCTTTGCACGATACAACTATCGATAAGCTCAAAACTTTTTTTAATGATTTTGAACCCTACGAAAGTATTATT TTCAGAAAGTATCatgataaagaaaaaaaattgcacTTCAAGGGATCCATTTTCATACAGTTTAAGACTCTGGAAGACGCGAAAGCTTTTATGTCTAGAGGAACTGTAATGTATGAAAAtattgaattaattaaaaagtggTC TAACGATTATAGAATGGAAAAAATGAAGGAGAAACAAACTCGTAGACAAAAGAAATACGAAATGAAAGCAAAGAAAAATGAAACC ATGAAAGGAAAAGAGGATGAAGAGAGTGGGGAAGACGACCATGAAAAGGACACTCCACTACCTAAAGGTTGTGTAATTCATTTTTCCAATGCATCTCAGAAGTGTTCAAGGGAGGATATCAAAGACCATCTAGGTAGATTAGAAGCCAGTATTGCATTTGTTGATTTTAAGATCGGCGATTCGGAAGGGTGGATTCGCCTTGAAGGGGAAAATTCTGCAAAGTCCGTAGTTGATAAAATGAAGGACGGCAAA TTAACAATCTGCGACAACGAAGTTAATTTCCGTGTGCTTGAAGGCGAAGAAGAAGAGACGTACCTCGCGAAAGCGAAAGAAAAAATGGATATTTCGAGGCAAAAATTCACTAAAGGAAAACGTGCAAACAAAAAGG gCCGTAATGGACAACGGGCTCAACGAAAAAGACGCAACAGCGAGAATAACGATGCGCTTCCTAATAAAAAGGCGCACATCGACGAATGA
- the Nlg-5 gene encoding neuroligin 5, with amino-acid sequence MLLPCQPAARKRPLATRSLSRSTIPASLTGCLVLIAVFVQIGCEGSRAGSQIRYASRIVETKSGQIRGILQELNNRHLEPVEVFRGIPYAAPPLGDLRFRPPISPIPWNGIKLADSFGAVCPQHFPDVTNDTAALLQMPLDRYHQLKRLRMLLMNQSEDCLFLNLYIPGSGSRGEAAPYAVMVYVHGESFEWGTGNVYDGSVLASAGHVIVITLNYRLGILGFLRTRPYPDKTPESGGNLALKDIAIALRWVRENIAAFGGDPTNITLLGHDTGAALVNFLLLAPYGKGLFHRVVLSSGSGLSPWATVHDPNDLRTKVADQIGCSTANDEDIADCLRGVSLRELMTVKLPEIRFVPRIGPGLPVDQNNPDPGVDMERASDTFIKVPLILGVSTTESNLDFNANDIEYGFEEDHRNRVLRTFIRNAYVYHLNEIFSAVRNEYTDWDKPVLHPIIIRDSTMEALSDGHTVAPLMRIAFYHARRGAKTYFYHFSHQTKDSGYPQRLGSIRGEDIPYIFGLPLVAGGPFFPRNYSRQDQGVAEAVLTYFTNFAKTGNPNEPYKIESMDYGTPKEKTRYQDLTWEQYETGTQQYLTFAMKPKMKSHYRGHKMAVWLNLIPQLHRPGDDDVSMRHHHFRERGDHFYAGPVRDEWYTPLPLVGTTKTSASSTTACSTSTGEDAIAEDITSVFDDSEDDAELLQRLASRHYYSTTTALAITVGVGCILLVLNMLIFAGIYYQRDRDKKRAAIDCTPNGQESLPMTTRSSIKAPENPRPSQEPPPSYTTLARSPSIQEHQQMHQCQSLDENEQTRNDPKFGHGTSNAIHKDPIPPKPPTRTTSSLSTTGGTNTIKKRVQIQEISV; translated from the exons ATGCTCTTGCCATGCCAGCCGGCGGCCAGGAAGAGGCCGCTGGCCACGAGGTCCTTGAGCAGATCAACGATCCCCGCGTCGCTGACGGGCTGCCTCGTCCTAATAGCTGTTTTCGTTCAGATCGGTTGCGAGGGGTCGCGCGCGGGCTCGCAGATCCGCTACGCTTCGCGCATCGTCGAAACTAAGAGCGGACAGATACGGGGAATTCTTCAG GAGTTGAACAACAGACACTTGGAACCGGTGGAAGTGTTTCGAGGCATACCATACGCGGCACCACCCCTGGGGGATTTACGATTTCGACCCCCGATCTCACCGATCCCTTGGAACGGTATCAAACTGGCGGATTCCTTCGGCGCGGTTTGCCCCCAACATTTTCCAGACGTCACCAATGACACGGCCGCGTTGTTGCAAATGCCCCTGGACAGGTATCACCAGCTGAAACGGTTACGCATGCTCCTGATGAATCAAAGCGAGGACTGCCTCTTTCTGAATCTATACATACCTGGGAGCG GGTCTCGTGGGGAAGCAGCTCCGTACGCGGTAATGGTGTACGTTCATGGCGAAAGTTTCGAATGGGGAACAGGAAACGTCTACGATGGCTCCGTCTTAGCCAGTGCTGGCCACGTTATAGTGATCACGCTGAACTATCGACTAGGAATCTTGG GTTTCCTGAGGACTCGTCCGTATCCGGACAAGACGCCAGAATCCGGCGGAAATTTGGCCTTAAAGGATATCGCGATAGCGCTGCGTTGGGTTAGGGAGAACATCGCTGCTTTCGGTGGTGATCCGACCAATATCACCTTACTGGGACACGACACTGGCGCGGCGTTGGTGAATTTTCTATTGCTCGCCCCCTATGGCAAAG GTCTATTTCATCGCGTAGTATTGTCAAGTGGTTCGGGGTTAAGTCCGTGGGCCACCGTTCACGATCCAAACGATCTTCGCACAAAAGTGGCGGATCAAATAGGATGCTCCACGGCAAACGACGAAGATATCGCTGACTGTCTGCGCGGTGTTTCTCTTCGCGAGCTCATGACAGTCAAACTACCGGAAATCAG GTTCGTGCCTCGTATAGGACCCGGTCTGCCAGTGGACCAAAATAATCCAGATCCGGGCGTGGACATGGAAAGGGCCAGTGACACGTTCATCAAAGTGCCGTTGATCCTGGGTGTCTCCACCACGGAGTCGAATCTCGATTTCAACGCGAACGACATCGAGTACGGTTTCGAAGAGGATCATAGAAATCGTGTTTTACGAACGTTCATCAGGAACGCGTACGTTTACCACTTGAACGAGATCTTTTCTGCCGTGAGGAACGAGTACACGGACTGGGATAAGCCTGTCCTTCATCCTATCATCATAAGGGACTCGACGATGGAGGCGCTTAGCGACGGCCACACGGTGGCTCCGCTCATGAGAATCGCTTTTTATCACGCCAGGAGGGGAGCCAAGACCTACTTCTACCATTTCAGCCATCAGACGAAGGACAGTGGCTATCCTCAG CGTTTGGGCAGCATCCGTGGCGAAGATATACCCTATATTTTCGGACTACCGTTGGTTGCTGGCGGACCTTTCTTCCCCCGGAATTACTCTCGTCAGGATCAAGGCGTCGCGGAGGCAGTACTCACCTATTTCACCAATTTCGCGAAAACCGGAAATCCGAACGAGCCGTACAAAATCGAGTCGATGGATTACGGCACACCGAAGGAAAAAACACGATACCAGGATCTCACGTGGGAACAATATGAAACTGGCACACAGCAGTACCTAACGTTTG CGATGAAGCCAAAAATGAAGAGCCACTATCGCGGTCACAAGATGGCAGTTTGGCTCAACTTGATACCGCAACTCCATCGGCCGGGGGACGACGACGTCTCGATGCGACATCATCACTTTCGCGAAAGGGGCGACCACTTTTATGCgg GTCCGGTTCGTGACGAGTGGTATACACCATTGCCGCTGGTAGGGACGACAAAAACAAGCGCGTCGTCGACGACAGCGTGCAGCACGTCAACGGGTGAAGACGCCATTGCAGAGGACATCACTTCCGTTTTCGACGATTCGGAGGACGATGCCGAACTGCTACAAAGACTAGCCTCCCGACACTACTACAGCACAACCACCGCCCTGGCCATCACCGTGGGCGTCGGTTGCATCCTTCTGGTGCTCAACATGTTGATATTCGCCGGTATTTATTATCAAAGGGACCGCGACAAGAAGAGAGCAGCGATAGACTGTACGCCCAACGGACAAGAATCCCTCCCAATGACAACTAGATCTTCCATAAAAGCACCGGAGAACCCGAGGCCGTCGCAGGAACCGCCACCGTCTTACACGACCCTTGCAAGGAGTCCTTCCATTCAGGAACACCAACAGATGCATCAGTGTCAATCGTTGGACGAGAACGAGCAGACCAGAAACGATCCAAAATTTGGCCACGGGACTAGCAACGCCATCCACAAGGATCCGATACCTCCGAAGCCACCCACGAGAACGACCAGTTCGCTCAGCACCACAGGTGGCACAAACACCATCAAGAAACGCGTGCAGATACAGGAGATATCTGTATAG
- the Ap-1mu gene encoding adaptor protein complex 1, mu subunit — protein sequence MSTSAIYILDVKGKVLISRNYRGDIETGVIEKFMPLVMEREEEGNLTPIIQTPECTYAYIKYNNLYIVSTTKKNANISLVFVFLHKLVQVMQEYFKELEEESIRDNFVVIYELLDELIDFGYPQTTDSKILQEYITQEGHKLEIQPRIPMAVTNAVSWRSEGIKYRKNEVFLDVIESVNLLANANGNVLSSEIVGAIKMRVYLSGMPELRLGLNDKVLFESTGRGKSKSVELEDVKFHQCVRLSRFENDRTISFIPPDGEFELMSYRLNTHVKPLIWIESVIERHAHSRVEYMIKARSQFKRRSTANNVEIVIPVPNDADSPKFKTTIGSVKYSPEQSAITWFIKSFPGGKEYLMRAHFGLPSVIGEDLEGKPPIQVKFEIPYFTTSGIQVRYLKIIEKSGYQALPWVRYITQNGDYQLRTN from the coding sequence ATGTCGACATctgcaatatatattttagatgtGAAGGGCAAGGTATTGATCTCACGAAACTATCGTGGAGACATAGAAACTGGGGTAATAGAAAAATTCATGCCTCTTGTAATGGAACGCGAAGAGGAGGGCAATTTAACTCCGATAATTCAAACTCCTGAATGTACATACGCgtacataaaatataataatcttTATATTGTTTCCACTACGAAAAAGAATGCAAACATTTCATTAGTATTTGTATTCTTGCATAAATTGGTCCAAGTTATGcaagaatattttaaagaacTGGAAGAAGAGAGTATAAGAGACAATTTTGTTGTTATTTACGAGCTCTTGGATGAATTAATAGATTTTGGTTATCCGCAAACTACGGATAGTAAGATTTTACAAGAGTATATCACCCAAGAGGGGCATAAACTTGAAATACAACCACGCATTCCTATGGCTGTGACTAATGCTGTATCTTGGAGGTCTGAAGGTATTAAGTATCGTAAGAATGAGGTGTTCCTTGATGTAATAGAGTCTGTAAATCTTCTGGCAAATGCTAATGGAAACGTTTTGAGTTCTGAAATCGTGGGTGCCATAAAAATGAGAGTTTATTTGTCAGGAATGCCAGAATTGAGGCTCGGGCTTAATGATAAAGTTTTGTTTGAGTCCACGGGACGCGGAAAGTCCAAATCGGTAGAATTGGAAGATGTTAAATTTCATCAGTGCGTCAGATTGTCTCGATTTGAAAATGATAGAACAATTTCTTTCATTCCTCCTGATGGCGAGTTTGAGCTAATGTCTTACAGATTGAACACGCACGTAAAACCATTGATATGGATAGAATCTGTAATCGAACGGCACGCTCACAGTAGAGTAGAATATATGATAAAAGCACGATCGCAGTTTAAGAGGCGTTCTACGGCCAACAATGTAGAAATAGTAATTCCAGTACCAAACGATGCAGATTCACCTAAATTCAAAACTACTATTGGTAGCGTCAAATATTCTCCGGAACAGAGCGCTATAACTTGGTTTATTAAGTCATTTCCCGGAGGAAAAGAATATTTGATGAGGGCACATTTTGGTTTACCATCCGTTATTGGAGAAGATTTAGAAGGTAAACCACCGATTCAAGTCAAATTTGAAATCCCGTACTTTACTACGTCGGGCATACAAGTCCGCTACTTAAAAATCATTGAAAAGAGCGGCTATCAGGCTTTGCCGTGGGTACGGTATATTACACAGAATGGGGACTATCAGTTAAGGACAAACTAA